The following proteins are encoded in a genomic region of Chloracidobacterium sp.:
- a CDS encoding DUF2156 domain-containing protein: MDKNVNERSDLVLARELILTHGWNSTAFQIVNPGIERWFAADADAVIGFVRSNGVRVVVGAPVCKKERLGDIIREFEAEADKAGEGVCYFAAESRLETLVSGDERYSRILLGAQPVWKPPDWPAAAAGSRSMRAQLNRARNKGVKVEEWPIEQAGSNKDLADCLTRWLATKGLPPLRFMVESDTLERLAARRVFVAKHNGTVAGFVVLSPVVQKNGWLFEQFPHRPGAPNGTVELMIDTAMRTIADDGFGYATLGLSPLSCRADVPPQEQPLWLRIFLGWIRKHGQRFYNFDGLDAFKAKLMPVMWEPVFAVSNEPRVSIHTLYAIAGAFSGNAPIRLFAKALVKAAATEARWAKQRIVRRA, encoded by the coding sequence ATGGACAAAAACGTCAACGAAAGGTCGGACCTGGTGCTTGCGCGTGAACTGATTCTCACGCACGGTTGGAATTCGACCGCCTTTCAGATCGTCAATCCGGGCATTGAGCGCTGGTTCGCCGCTGACGCTGACGCAGTGATAGGCTTTGTGCGTTCAAACGGGGTTCGGGTCGTTGTCGGTGCTCCTGTGTGTAAAAAGGAGCGCCTCGGCGACATCATCCGAGAGTTCGAGGCCGAAGCGGACAAGGCGGGTGAGGGCGTCTGCTATTTTGCCGCCGAATCCCGGCTTGAAACGCTGGTCTCAGGCGATGAGCGTTACAGCCGGATACTGCTTGGGGCACAACCTGTATGGAAGCCTCCTGATTGGCCTGCCGCCGCGGCCGGAAGCAGATCGATGCGGGCGCAACTGAACCGTGCACGCAACAAGGGCGTTAAAGTTGAAGAATGGCCTATCGAGCAAGCCGGAAGCAATAAGGATCTTGCTGATTGCCTTACGCGATGGCTCGCGACAAAAGGACTGCCGCCGCTGCGCTTTATGGTCGAATCCGACACGCTTGAGCGGCTTGCGGCCCGCCGGGTTTTTGTCGCGAAACATAACGGAACGGTAGCAGGCTTTGTGGTACTCTCGCCGGTGGTTCAAAAGAATGGCTGGCTTTTTGAGCAATTTCCGCATCGTCCCGGAGCACCGAACGGTACGGTCGAGCTGATGATCGATACGGCAATGCGTACGATTGCCGATGATGGGTTCGGGTATGCGACGCTGGGCCTATCGCCGCTCTCATGCCGCGCCGATGTGCCGCCGCAGGAACAGCCGCTCTGGCTGCGGATCTTCCTCGGCTGGATACGAAAGCATGGGCAGCGGTTCTATAACTTTGACGGCCTCGATGCGTTCAAGGCGAAGCTTATGCCGGTGATGTGGGAGCCTGTATTCGCGGTCTCAAATGAACCGCGGGTTTCGATTCACACACTTTATGCGATAGCCGGTGCGTTCAGCGGCAACGCTCCGATACGGCTTTTCGCAAAGGCTCTCGTCAAAGCCGCCGCAACGGAGGCCCGCTGGGCAAAGCAGCGGATCGTACGCAGAGCATGA
- a CDS encoding carbohydrate-binding family 9-like protein — protein MTSADDIILIRYADEPPDTFLDSAIWQAADATEIKTYWSGEAAPASRHFTARLLWSSEALYTRFDMDNAEPPIVSDKPDASAKSIGLWERDVCELFISPNNDEPYKYFEFEVAPTGEWLDLGIEVIEGERKTDWDLDSQMSAAARIDCDAIVMAIRVPFTAFGTAPKPDGLWPGNLFRCVGSGPTRGYLAWRPTMTPQPSFHVPSAFGKFRFVK, from the coding sequence ATGACGAGCGCAGACGATATCATTCTGATCCGATACGCGGATGAACCGCCGGACACGTTCCTCGACAGTGCTATCTGGCAGGCAGCGGACGCGACCGAGATAAAAACCTACTGGTCAGGCGAAGCCGCACCTGCGAGCAGGCATTTTACTGCTCGGCTGCTATGGTCGAGCGAGGCCTTGTACACACGGTTCGATATGGATAATGCCGAGCCGCCGATCGTCAGCGATAAGCCGGATGCTTCGGCAAAGTCGATAGGCCTTTGGGAACGCGACGTGTGCGAGCTTTTCATCTCACCTAACAATGATGAACCCTACAAATATTTCGAATTTGAGGTCGCTCCGACCGGCGAATGGCTCGACCTCGGCATCGAGGTCATTGAGGGTGAACGGAAGACGGACTGGGACCTTGATTCACAAATGAGCGCCGCCGCGCGTATCGACTGCGATGCGATCGTGATGGCGATCAGGGTGCCGTTCACAGCATTCGGCACTGCTCCGAAACCTGACGGCCTGTGGCCGGGCAACCTCTTTCGCTGTGTCGGCTCGGGGCCGACGCGCGGCTACCTTGCGTGGCGGCCGACGATGACGCCGCAGCCCTCTTTTCATGTGCCGTCAGCGTTCGGAAAATTTCGATTCGTCAAATAG
- a CDS encoding glucose 1-dehydrogenase, whose protein sequence is MSRNVRELFDLTGRTAIVTGGSRGLGREMAEALGEAGANLMLCARRSEWLDRSVSELAARGFNTAATACDVSVPDDVEKVVAETVSAFGKVDILINNAGVSWGSMPEDMTLEQWQKVIDINLTGSFLFAQAAGRRMLDNNGGSIINVTSVAGLTSSANGPFYAGYAASKAGLIGLTRELAASWGRRGIRVNAIAPGFFHSRLADRVIDIYENQIREDNIIPRIGEAGELKGVTVFLASDASSYITGQVIPVDGGMTA, encoded by the coding sequence ATGAGTAGGAACGTACGCGAACTCTTCGACCTGACGGGCCGAACGGCAATAGTTACCGGCGGCTCGCGGGGGCTTGGCCGCGAAATGGCAGAGGCGCTCGGCGAGGCCGGAGCCAACCTTATGTTGTGCGCACGCCGCTCCGAGTGGCTCGATCGATCCGTGTCAGAACTCGCCGCACGCGGTTTCAATACAGCAGCCACTGCCTGCGACGTCAGTGTTCCGGACGATGTCGAGAAGGTCGTCGCAGAAACTGTATCTGCGTTCGGCAAGGTCGATATTCTCATCAACAATGCCGGCGTTTCTTGGGGTTCGATGCCGGAGGATATGACCCTCGAGCAGTGGCAGAAGGTCATCGACATCAACCTCACCGGCTCATTCCTTTTTGCACAGGCCGCCGGCCGCCGCATGCTCGATAATAACGGCGGCTCCATCATAAATGTAACTTCCGTTGCCGGGCTGACATCCTCGGCAAATGGCCCGTTTTATGCAGGCTATGCCGCCAGTAAGGCAGGTCTGATTGGCCTTACGCGTGAGCTTGCCGCAAGCTGGGGACGCCGCGGTATCCGCGTAAATGCGATCGCGCCGGGCTTCTTTCACTCAAGGCTCGCTGACCGCGTGATCGACATCTACGAAAATCAGATCCGAGAGGACAACATCATTCCGCGTATCGGTGAGGCAGGCGAACTGAAAGGCGTTACGGTCTTCCTCGCCTCGGATGCTTCGAGCTACATCACCGGCCAAGTCATACCCGTTGACGGCGGAATGACGGCTTGA
- a CDS encoding asparaginase, translating to MSADIIARVIRGNTVESIHRGHLLILDGARNVIASAGDIDTVVYYRSSAKAFQAIPLITSGAADAFGFTEAELALAAASHSGEAHHVEIAASMLAKAGFTEADLRCGSHLPFSQPDAHRLIAAGETPSQIYNNCSGKHAAMLAFARHIGADTADYDSPTNRIQKRILRCIAEFAEVSEESIAVGVDGCSAPNFALPLRSLAVSYLNLLDASKFHEVTNAAAKRIVAAMLNHPELIGGTGRLDTRLMQAGHAKLISKVGADGVWLCGVLPSERWANGLAIALKVEDGDDHKARPVVAADILRRLGVVDGVELADMSPMAVKSRRGETVGQISTALDLQI from the coding sequence ATGAGCGCAGACATAATCGCCCGCGTAATCCGCGGCAACACCGTCGAATCTATCCATCGCGGACATCTTTTGATCCTCGATGGTGCAAGGAATGTAATAGCATCCGCCGGCGATATCGACACGGTCGTATATTACCGCTCGTCCGCAAAGGCGTTTCAGGCTATACCGCTTATAACAAGCGGCGCCGCCGATGCTTTCGGCTTTACCGAGGCCGAACTGGCACTCGCGGCCGCCTCGCATTCCGGCGAGGCCCACCACGTCGAGATCGCTGCATCAATGCTCGCAAAGGCGGGCTTTACCGAAGCCGATCTCCGCTGCGGCTCGCATCTGCCCTTCAGCCAGCCTGATGCTCACCGCTTGATAGCCGCCGGCGAAACGCCGTCGCAGATTTACAATAACTGCTCAGGCAAACACGCCGCGATGCTTGCCTTCGCACGGCACATCGGAGCCGATACTGCGGATTATGATTCGCCGACGAACCGCATCCAAAAGCGTATATTACGATGCATCGCCGAGTTTGCGGAGGTTTCGGAAGAAAGCATTGCCGTGGGCGTTGACGGCTGTTCTGCACCGAATTTTGCCCTGCCGCTGCGTTCGCTTGCCGTCAGTTATCTGAATCTGCTCGATGCTTCGAAGTTCCACGAGGTTACAAATGCGGCGGCAAAGCGTATCGTCGCAGCCATGCTGAACCATCCTGAGCTGATCGGCGGGACGGGACGCCTCGACACGCGGCTCATGCAGGCCGGACACGCCAAATTGATCTCAAAGGTAGGTGCGGACGGTGTTTGGCTTTGCGGCGTGCTGCCGTCAGAACGCTGGGCAAATGGCCTCGCGATCGCCCTCAAGGTCGAGGACGGCGACGATCACAAGGCGAGGCCGGTCGTTGCGGCGGATATCCTGCGCCGGCTCGGCGTCGTTGACGGCGTTGAGCTAGCCGATATGTCGCCAATGGCGGTAAAGAGCCGCCGCGGCGAAACGGTGGGGCAGATCTCAACCGCACTCGATCTGCAAATATGA
- the recN gene encoding DNA repair protein RecN, with translation MLSFLKISNVALIDELSIAFGEGLDLLTGETGSGKSIIVDSLDALAGGRASSDLIKQGADTAVIEGIFTADDTVLDALLVESGIDTGDEIVIRREISAAGRNRIFVNGRLVTLALLKRIGDRLVDIHGQGEQAMIYDAAAHLSILDEFAGHHDLLEKIAAAYNEWNLVSEQLASLRHDEQEKLQLVDVLKFQIDEIDRAALHTGEDEKLEAEKRRLANAEKLSVASEEAYGLLYERDDATLATLERAARRVNELAEFDPAFAEFTEGIASAQALLEELAFAARDVRSRLDFSPEHIDEIETRLAAIAHLKRKYGGTIEQVLEHRERSAERLENIGSAELREAELRKQLEVLAAVYMSAAEKLRRSRTKAARSLAGKVMDGLADVALEAAVFEVRLTSDENAFSSQGTDIAEFYFSANPGEPVRPLVKIASGGEASRLMLVIKTAAQLGADSRTVVFDEIDAGIGGRVAEAVGRKLKALSQGHQILCVTHQPQIASLADRHFVITKTAENGRTSISAAELSPKERVEEIARMLAGEAVTEAARENARSMLAGAG, from the coding sequence ATGCTTAGCTTTCTAAAGATCAGCAATGTCGCATTGATCGACGAGCTTTCTATCGCGTTCGGCGAAGGGCTCGATCTTTTGACCGGTGAGACCGGATCGGGCAAATCGATCATTGTTGACAGCCTCGATGCCCTGGCAGGCGGCAGGGCAAGCAGCGATCTGATCAAGCAGGGTGCCGACACCGCAGTGATCGAAGGTATCTTTACCGCCGATGATACCGTGCTTGACGCATTGCTTGTCGAAAGCGGCATCGACACAGGCGATGAGATAGTGATCCGCCGCGAGATATCGGCGGCCGGAAGGAACCGCATCTTCGTCAACGGACGGCTTGTTACACTGGCCTTGCTGAAACGCATCGGAGACAGGCTTGTCGATATTCACGGCCAAGGCGAGCAGGCGATGATCTACGATGCTGCCGCACATCTCTCGATACTTGACGAGTTCGCGGGCCATCACGATCTGCTCGAAAAAATCGCGGCAGCGTATAACGAATGGAATTTGGTCAGCGAGCAGCTCGCGTCGCTTCGGCACGACGAGCAAGAAAAGCTCCAACTTGTAGATGTTCTGAAATTTCAGATCGATGAGATCGACCGCGCGGCCCTTCACACCGGCGAGGACGAAAAACTTGAGGCTGAAAAGCGCCGCCTTGCAAATGCAGAAAAGCTGTCAGTGGCAAGCGAGGAGGCTTACGGCCTGTTGTACGAGCGTGACGATGCGACGCTTGCAACTCTCGAGCGTGCCGCCCGCCGTGTCAATGAGCTGGCAGAGTTCGACCCGGCATTTGCGGAATTTACCGAAGGCATCGCTTCGGCACAGGCGCTTCTTGAAGAGCTTGCATTCGCGGCCCGAGATGTGCGTTCACGGCTAGACTTTTCGCCTGAACATATCGACGAGATCGAAACGCGGCTTGCAGCGATCGCCCACCTGAAGCGCAAGTACGGCGGTACGATCGAGCAGGTACTCGAACACAGGGAGCGTTCTGCAGAAAGGCTTGAGAATATCGGCTCGGCCGAACTGCGCGAAGCCGAACTTCGCAAGCAGCTTGAGGTCTTGGCCGCTGTCTATATGTCCGCTGCCGAAAAGCTGCGTCGATCGCGCACCAAGGCCGCACGTTCGCTGGCCGGCAAGGTTATGGACGGCCTTGCCGATGTAGCTCTTGAGGCCGCAGTATTCGAAGTCCGTCTAACGAGTGATGAGAATGCTTTCAGCTCACAAGGAACGGACATTGCCGAGTTCTACTTCTCGGCAAATCCGGGCGAACCCGTTCGGCCACTTGTTAAGATCGCATCGGGCGGCGAGGCTTCGCGTCTGATGCTTGTGATAAAGACCGCGGCGCAGCTTGGTGCCGACTCGCGGACCGTCGTCTTTGACGAGATCGACGCCGGTATCGGCGGGCGTGTCGCTGAAGCGGTCGGCCGCAAATTGAAAGCATTATCGCAAGGCCATCAGATACTGTGCGTTACACACCAGCCGCAGATCGCATCGCTTGCGGATCGACATTTCGTAATAACTAAGACAGCGGAAAATGGCAGGACGTCGATCTCTGCGGCTGAGCTTAGCCCCAAGGAACGAGTAGAAGAGATCGCACGTATGCTCGCCGGTGAGGCCGTGACCGAAGCCGCCCGCGAGAACGCGCGTTCGATGCTTGCAGGAGCAGGATAG
- a CDS encoding peptidase M14, with protein sequence MKRAWLLVLILIGSSMNLSAQTAKEFGTIWDEGHISNKFPSDVRHSDLKVYIEQLRKIGVSASEVGKSGAGREIYQLEFGSGPLKVFLWSQMHGDEPTATSALIDLFAYLEKNKSEPGIKDIATKLTLRAVPMLNPDGAEGFTRVNLQNLDINRDAVKLRTPEARLLKELHNAWHPNIGFNLHNQKYLTTVGPTNAQASVSLLVVYGDAAKTTNDGIERNKRLAAAMVRALEQFIPGHIARYDDEYTASAFGDNFTAWGTPVILVETGGLYGKDESFLVKMNFVAYMTALRALATGSEKNEDPGAYLTLHENSSGGLVNFVFRSASVGGKNVDIAGVTERTRASAFQPVRIRSVGNIGKVSGLEEYDASGFNVVPRFSTLKPGELMELLFYRTARSIDLNAAGLEGTEPPDAIFSGGKWLKGEGVVPRK encoded by the coding sequence ATGAAAAGGGCTTGGCTTTTGGTGCTGATCCTGATCGGATCGTCAATGAACTTATCCGCGCAGACCGCAAAAGAATTTGGCACGATCTGGGATGAGGGTCACATCTCGAACAAATTCCCGTCCGATGTCAGGCACTCCGACCTTAAGGTCTACATCGAACAGCTTCGCAAGATCGGCGTTTCGGCAAGCGAGGTCGGCAAGAGCGGTGCCGGACGTGAGATCTATCAGCTTGAGTTCGGAAGCGGGCCGCTAAAGGTTTTTCTATGGTCGCAAATGCACGGCGATGAGCCTACTGCGACATCTGCTCTGATCGACCTCTTTGCATATCTCGAAAAGAATAAGAGCGAGCCGGGCATCAAGGATATCGCTACAAAATTGACGTTGCGCGCCGTGCCGATGCTCAACCCCGACGGCGCCGAAGGCTTTACACGAGTAAACCTCCAGAATCTCGACATAAACCGCGACGCCGTTAAATTGCGCACGCCTGAAGCTCGCCTTCTGAAAGAACTCCACAATGCATGGCACCCCAACATCGGCTTTAACCTGCACAATCAAAAGTATCTTACGACCGTGGGGCCGACTAATGCGCAGGCCTCTGTCTCGCTTCTTGTTGTTTACGGCGACGCGGCAAAGACGACAAATGACGGCATTGAACGCAACAAGCGCCTTGCAGCGGCGATGGTTCGCGCGCTCGAACAATTCATTCCCGGCCACATTGCCCGCTATGACGATGAATATACAGCATCGGCGTTCGGTGATAATTTCACGGCGTGGGGAACTCCGGTCATCTTGGTCGAAACAGGAGGGCTTTACGGCAAGGACGAGTCGTTCCTTGTTAAGATGAACTTCGTCGCATATATGACGGCCCTTCGAGCGCTCGCCACCGGAAGCGAGAAGAATGAAGATCCCGGTGCCTACCTCACTCTGCATGAGAACAGTTCCGGCGGCCTCGTTAACTTTGTATTTCGCTCGGCATCGGTCGGCGGAAAGAATGTTGACATCGCCGGCGTTACGGAGCGTACCCGCGCGAGCGCGTTCCAACCGGTAAGGATCCGTTCTGTCGGGAATATCGGAAAGGTAAGCGGGCTTGAAGAATACGATGCATCAGGATTCAATGTCGTCCCGCGATTCAGTACGCTAAAACCGGGTGAGCTGATGGAACTTCTATTTTACCGAACGGCCCGCAGCATCGATCTTAACGCCGCAGGCCTCGAAGGCACCGAGCCGCCTGACGCGATATTTTCCGGCGGCAAATGGCTTAAAGGCGAGGGTGTCGTGCCGCGAAAGTGA
- a CDS encoding glycosyltransferase family 4 protein, with product MSVSVVYLSFVRILQISSAKTFGGGERRILDLCRSLDDRGHEVFVALRPTNEWQTLFEFLPADRFLHLSVRNSFGMFNAKAIAGFLKDNGIDIIHAHLARDYLAAALAKRLTPAAKCVITRHAALPLKPFHRLALRNIDAAIAVSAGAERELAKSFPKEKIRLIPNGIAFGSYDRLDLGAEFRKLHSLNADAPLVGTIGQLMPSKGQRDFVLAANEIVKHVPDCRFVIAGVDRSIDKRFRRELRRLVSVLGLEDRFLWLDWIADLTPPLCAFDVFVSPAQAEGLGLVPLEAMAAGTAVVATDTAAAREIIGEISPLVPPNDALSIAASVIKLLSDEPLRRRTAERLRSAARTRYSADTMAEAVEKLYSDVLAVKA from the coding sequence TTGTCTGTCAGTGTCGTGTATCTTTCCTTTGTGCGTATCCTGCAGATATCATCGGCAAAGACCTTCGGCGGAGGCGAGCGTCGTATACTAGACCTTTGCCGTTCGCTCGATGACCGCGGACATGAGGTGTTCGTTGCCCTTCGGCCGACGAATGAGTGGCAAACGCTGTTCGAGTTCCTTCCTGCCGACCGCTTCCTGCATTTATCGGTACGCAACTCTTTCGGTATGTTCAATGCCAAGGCGATCGCCGGCTTTTTGAAGGACAACGGCATCGACATCATTCATGCGCATCTTGCACGTGATTATCTGGCTGCCGCCCTTGCAAAACGCCTTACGCCGGCCGCCAAATGCGTCATCACACGCCATGCCGCACTTCCGCTAAAGCCTTTCCACAGGCTGGCGCTCAGGAATATCGATGCTGCTATCGCCGTTTCGGCAGGTGCCGAACGCGAACTGGCGAAAAGTTTCCCGAAAGAAAAGATCCGTCTGATCCCGAACGGCATCGCCTTTGGCAGCTACGACAGGCTCGATCTCGGAGCCGAATTTCGTAAGCTCCACTCTCTGAACGCTGATGCTCCGCTTGTCGGAACCATCGGCCAACTCATGCCGTCAAAGGGGCAACGCGACTTTGTCCTCGCTGCAAATGAGATCGTTAAGCACGTTCCCGATTGCCGGTTCGTCATTGCCGGGGTTGACCGCTCGATAGATAAACGTTTTCGACGCGAGCTTAGGCGGCTTGTTTCTGTGCTCGGCCTCGAAGACAGATTTCTATGGCTTGATTGGATCGCCGACCTCACGCCGCCGCTTTGTGCCTTCGATGTTTTCGTTTCACCTGCTCAGGCCGAGGGTTTGGGGCTTGTGCCGCTTGAGGCGATGGCCGCCGGAACAGCGGTCGTTGCTACCGATACTGCCGCAGCTCGCGAGATCATCGGCGAGATATCACCGCTCGTACCGCCCAATGATGCTCTTTCAATTGCCGCGTCGGTCATCAAGCTTCTTTCGGACGAGCCGCTTCGCCGCAGGACCGCCGAACGGCTTCGCTCTGCCGCACGCACGCGTTACTCAGCCGACACGATGGCCGAGGCGGTCGAGAAACTCTACAGCGACGTACTTGCGGTAAAGGCTTGA
- a CDS encoding TonB-dependent receptor — MFKNYLGKLASAIAFALILSAATIFAQSTVTGGINGKITDQAGAFVPNATVKVTNLGTNATVTVTATSDGAYSVTQLNPGTYRVEITSGNFAPAKAEPVIVEVGRATPVDVKLSVGTAEAVVEVTAEAPVINTSDNSSTSNFNQTAINDLPINGRRWSNFAILSPNAVPDGTFGLISFRGISGLLNNNTIDGGDNNQAFFSEERGRTRINYVISQSSIREFQVNTSNYSAEYGRSAGGVTNAVTKSGTNQFHGELFYYNRNNRNGARNPLQFGSVLVGGVSTRVPVKPVDLREQFGGAIGGPIVKDKLFFFFSYDQQRRNFPGLSVFQNPGYLNTANRTLLLGLGLTNPQIDSTLNFLNSLTGETPRKGNQKIFFPKIDWHVNSNNTFSISYNRLRWKSPAGIQTQAVNYYGRHSFGNDYVNVDSVNARLQSTFSSNILNEFRFQYGRDLEFQTSQEPLPGEPQTGHTFLGPRSPNVFLTNGLQFGIPNFLERPKYPDEKRFQFADSLTYIRGRHTFKFGADINHVKDDTQNLRYESGGYSYNNINDFIVDYVRFSTPSSVISTCATNPTGVGRVPGKCYTSNYSQGIGSYGLKFSTTEYNFFAQDDYRITPRLTINLGLRWEYVSLPSAMLPNSSTAQIPNDLRTLAEATSTLPNDKNNFGPRVGLAYDVFGDGRTSLRAGYGIYYGRIPNSTIYNALINTGNPAGQAQMSVPIATGSTPNPNAPFFPNILPNNPASFTLGAIQFFARDFQFPLINQYDIVLEHQLWKNTAVSVSYIGSLGRNLPTFVDQNLKLVGSTTYTVSGGPGTTFTLPLYGRANTAFQQLTQIQSTVNSEYNAVVFQFNRRFTRGLQMNASYTLARATDTNQNSATFTQNNSPYDAFDRSYDEGPSNFDVRHKLVFNAVWAPQFYKGPKTSFYNYILNGWSVAPIYVFYSGRPYDGNVSGTSLNGSNGDNRFPLNPRNFYRLPAMWNLDLRLSKRFKFNETMALEFLGEAFNIVNRTHVFGVNTTLYTRSGTVLNYNTNFGAVTSTDSTLYRERQIQFSARFQF; from the coding sequence ATGTTCAAGAATTATTTAGGAAAGCTGGCATCGGCCATCGCGTTCGCACTCATACTGAGTGCCGCGACGATCTTTGCTCAGTCAACCGTAACCGGCGGTATCAACGGTAAGATCACTGATCAAGCCGGTGCTTTTGTGCCTAACGCCACCGTAAAAGTTACCAATTTAGGTACGAACGCAACTGTGACCGTAACGGCAACCTCGGACGGCGCATACAGCGTGACCCAACTCAACCCCGGAACGTATCGCGTTGAGATCACTTCCGGCAACTTTGCACCTGCGAAGGCCGAGCCGGTCATCGTAGAGGTCGGCCGCGCAACGCCGGTCGATGTGAAGCTCTCTGTCGGCACGGCAGAAGCTGTCGTCGAAGTTACCGCAGAAGCGCCCGTTATCAACACGAGCGACAACTCAAGCACAAGCAACTTCAACCAAACTGCGATCAATGATCTTCCGATCAACGGCCGCCGCTGGTCGAACTTCGCGATCCTCAGCCCGAACGCGGTTCCCGACGGAACCTTCGGCCTGATCAGCTTCCGCGGTATTTCGGGTCTGCTGAATAACAACACGATCGACGGCGGTGACAACAACCAGGCGTTCTTCTCAGAAGAGCGTGGCCGCACACGCATCAACTACGTTATCAGCCAATCGTCGATCCGCGAGTTTCAGGTGAACACATCGAACTACTCAGCCGAATACGGACGAAGCGCCGGCGGCGTGACCAACGCTGTTACCAAGAGCGGAACGAACCAGTTCCACGGCGAACTGTTCTACTACAACCGCAATAACCGGAACGGTGCACGCAATCCGCTGCAGTTCGGGTCAGTGCTTGTCGGCGGCGTGTCGACAAGGGTTCCGGTGAAGCCTGTCGACCTTCGTGAGCAGTTCGGCGGAGCGATCGGCGGCCCGATCGTGAAGGACAAACTGTTCTTCTTCTTCAGCTACGATCAGCAGCGCCGCAACTTCCCGGGGCTTTCGGTCTTCCAGAATCCGGGCTACCTCAACACCGCGAACCGCACGCTCTTGTTGGGCCTCGGCCTTACCAATCCCCAGATCGACAGCACGCTGAACTTTCTCAATTCGCTTACCGGCGAGACACCGCGTAAGGGAAATCAGAAGATATTCTTCCCGAAGATCGATTGGCACGTTAATTCGAACAATACGTTCTCGATCAGCTACAACCGCCTTCGCTGGAAGTCGCCGGCCGGTATTCAGACACAGGCCGTCAACTACTACGGACGTCACTCGTTCGGCAATGACTATGTGAACGTTGATTCGGTCAACGCTCGTCTTCAGAGCACATTCTCATCGAATATCCTGAACGAATTCCGCTTCCAGTACGGCCGCGACCTCGAGTTCCAGACCAGCCAAGAGCCGCTTCCGGGCGAGCCGCAGACCGGCCATACGTTCCTCGGCCCGCGCTCGCCGAACGTGTTCCTGACGAACGGTCTGCAGTTCGGTATCCCGAATTTCCTTGAAAGGCCGAAATATCCGGATGAAAAGCGCTTCCAGTTCGCTGATTCGCTGACCTACATCCGCGGCCGCCACACATTCAAGTTCGGTGCTGATATCAACCACGTTAAGGATGATACACAGAATCTTCGCTATGAATCAGGCGGTTATTCGTACAACAACATCAATGATTTCATCGTTGATTATGTACGCTTCTCGACGCCTTCAAGCGTGATCTCGACCTGTGCGACCAACCCGACCGGCGTCGGCCGTGTTCCCGGAAAGTGCTATACGAGCAACTACAGCCAGGGCATCGGCTCATACGGCCTCAAGTTCTCAACAACTGAGTACAACTTCTTTGCACAGGATGATTACCGCATCACGCCGCGTTTGACCATCAACCTCGGCCTCCGCTGGGAGTATGTCTCGCTGCCGTCGGCAATGCTGCCGAACTCAAGCACAGCTCAGATCCCGAATGATCTCCGCACGCTTGCCGAGGCAACCTCGACGCTTCCTAATGACAAGAACAACTTCGGTCCGCGCGTCGGTCTCGCGTATGATGTTTTCGGTGACGGCCGCACATCGCTTCGCGCCGGTTACGGCATCTATTATGGCCGTATCCCGAACTCGACCATCTATAATGCTCTGATCAACACCGGCAATCCGGCAGGCCAGGCACAGATGAGCGTACCGATCGCGACCGGTTCGACACCGAACCCGAACGCTCCGTTCTTCCCGAACATCCTGCCGAACAATCCTGCAAGCTTCACGCTTGGTGCGATACAGTTCTTCGCACGTGACTTCCAGTTCCCGCTGATCAATCAGTACGACATCGTGCTTGAACATCAGCTCTGGAAGAACACGGCGGTTTCGGTTTCGTACATCGGCAGCTTGGGCCGGAACCTTCCGACCTTTGTCGATCAGAATCTCAAACTTGTCGGATCGACGACCTATACGGTCAGCGGCGGCCCCGGAACGACATTCACACTGCCGCTCTACGGGCGTGCGAACACCGCGTTCCAGCAGTTGACCCAGATCCAAAGCACGGTCAATTCCGAGTACAATGCAGTTGTATTCCAATTCAACCGCCGCTTCACAAGAGGCCTGCAGATGAATGCGAGCTACACTCTCGCAAGGGCGACCGATACTAACCAAAACTCGGCGACCTTTACGCAGAACAACAGCCCGTACGATGCCTTCGACCGCAGCTATGATGAAGGCCCAAGCAACTTTGACGTTCGTCACAAGCTGGTCTTCAACGCAGTGTGGGCACCTCAGTTCTACAAGGGCCCGAAGACGTCGTTCTACAACTACATCCTGAACGGCTGGTCGGTCGCTCCGATCTACGTCTTCTACTCAGGCAGGCCGTATGACGGTAATGTTTCGGGAACGAGCCTTAACGGATCGAACGGTGACAACCGTTTCCCGCTCAATCCCCGCAACTTCTATCGTTTGCCTGCAATGTGGAATCTCGATCTGCGGCTCTCGAAGCGTTTCAAATTCAACGAAACGATGGCCCTCGAGTTCCTCGGCGAAGCGTTCAATATCGTCAACCGTACGCATGTATTCGGCGTCAATACGACGCTCTATACGCGCAGCGGCACGGTGCTTAACTACAACACGAATTTTGGAGCTGTCACGTCCACCGACAGTACACTCTATCGCGAACGTCAGATCCAGTTTTCGGCTCGCTTCCAGTTCTAA